Proteins co-encoded in one Bacillus paramycoides genomic window:
- a CDS encoding DUF4931 domain-containing protein — protein sequence MRISCLLFFSFLLKDFLPLVPNVLSGIFYTYFKGAYIQMDTQQLYFLNDIGKQKPESIRNRSAACPFCDRENLTDILATEESIIWLKNKFPTLKDTFQTVLIETDNCEDHIATYTEEHMRSLIRFSIKHWLDLQKNEEFTSVILYKNHGPFSGGSLHHAHMQIIGMKYVDYLDNVEQDNFQGVIVQKNEHIELNISDRPIIGFTEFNIIIEDIGCIDELANYIQQTVRYILTDFHKGCSSYNLFFYYLNGKIICKVVPRFVVSPLYVGYKIPQVSTKLEEVKIQLARYFMREKDEFIPKKTE from the coding sequence ATGAGGATATCTTGTCTTTTATTTTTCTCATTCCTTTTAAAGGATTTCCTTCCCCTTGTCCCGAATGTATTAAGCGGGATTTTTTACACATATTTTAAAGGGGCATATATACAAATGGATACACAACAACTATACTTTTTAAACGATATCGGCAAACAAAAACCAGAAAGCATCCGGAATAGAAGCGCGGCATGTCCTTTTTGTGACAGAGAAAATTTAACGGATATTTTAGCAACTGAGGAATCAATTATTTGGCTAAAAAATAAATTTCCTACATTAAAAGATACATTTCAAACGGTGCTAATCGAAACAGATAATTGTGAAGACCATATTGCGACATATACAGAAGAACATATGAGATCGCTAATTCGTTTCTCCATTAAACATTGGTTAGATTTACAGAAAAATGAAGAATTCACATCTGTGATTTTATACAAAAATCATGGTCCATTCTCAGGTGGAAGTTTGCATCATGCACACATGCAGATTATTGGAATGAAATATGTAGACTACCTCGATAACGTAGAACAGGACAACTTCCAAGGAGTAATTGTACAAAAAAACGAACACATTGAACTCAATATTTCAGATCGTCCTATTATCGGTTTTACTGAATTTAATATCATCATTGAAGATATTGGATGCATAGATGAACTAGCAAATTACATTCAGCAAACTGTACGTTACATACTGACAGATTTCCATAAAGGATGTAGTAGTTATAACTTATTCTTCTATTACTTAAACGGAAAAATCATTTGTAAAGTTGTTCCTAGGTTTGTCGTTTCACCGTTGTATGTAGGATATAAAATACCGCAAGTTTCTACAAAACTAGAAGAGGTTAAAATACAACTAGCGCGGTATTTCATGCGAGAAAAGGATGAATTTATTCCAAAAAAAACAGAGTAG
- a CDS encoding ABC transporter permease, which yields MKTYIVRRLLQMIPTLFGTSIIIFFLFALLPGDYIDSNPKITPQRAEELRELYGLNKPIVERYFHWLGNALQGDFGFSLQYQEPVTSLLNKFIWNSFIVAIVALFFIWLIALIIGVFSATKQHSLFDKLVTIGIFAAMSFPSFFIGLFLIKVFAVDLKLLPIGGMIDVGSNSTGFAYVIEVAKHMVLPVFILTLLGVGSLTRYFRTSMLEVVRQDYIRTARAKGLKEKTVIYKHALKNAILPAITLLAFELPGLFSGAIIIEQIFNWPGIGSIQLEALNFRDYTVLMAFTMFLSCLTIVSNFFADIVYAVVDPRIRLK from the coding sequence GTGAAAACGTACATCGTTCGTAGGTTATTACAAATGATTCCTACACTATTTGGAACGTCAATTATTATCTTTTTCCTGTTCGCACTTCTTCCGGGGGATTATATTGATTCGAATCCTAAGATTACACCGCAAAGGGCGGAAGAGCTTCGGGAATTGTACGGATTAAATAAGCCAATTGTTGAACGCTATTTTCACTGGCTAGGTAATGCGTTACAAGGAGACTTTGGTTTTTCGCTTCAATATCAAGAACCTGTAACATCATTATTAAATAAATTTATTTGGAACTCTTTTATTGTAGCAATTGTTGCATTGTTTTTTATTTGGCTAATTGCACTTATTATCGGTGTATTTTCAGCGACAAAACAACACTCTTTATTCGATAAGCTTGTAACAATTGGTATTTTTGCAGCAATGTCATTCCCTTCATTCTTTATTGGTCTATTTCTAATTAAGGTGTTTGCAGTTGACCTTAAGTTATTGCCGATCGGTGGAATGATTGATGTTGGTAGTAATTCAACAGGGTTTGCTTATGTAATAGAGGTAGCAAAGCATATGGTCTTACCAGTATTTATTTTGACCCTTCTTGGTGTGGGTTCATTAACGCGCTACTTTAGAACGAGTATGTTAGAGGTTGTAAGACAAGATTACATACGGACGGCGCGAGCAAAAGGTTTAAAAGAGAAGACCGTTATTTATAAGCATGCATTAAAAAATGCGATTTTACCGGCGATTACTTTATTAGCATTTGAATTACCAGGTTTATTTTCAGGAGCGATTATTATTGAACAAATCTTTAATTGGCCAGGAATTGGTAGTATTCAATTAGAAGCACTTAATTTTAGGGATTACACAGTATTGATGGCATTTACAATGTTTCTTTCTTGTTTAACAATCGTGTCAAACTTTTTCGCGGACATTGTATATGCAGTTGTTGATCCACGTATTCGGTTGAAGTAA
- a CDS encoding RAxF-45 family protein: MKRSLAARAKFLDFIYFCRAIFHDVVVNGIRLSFFNNCIVAIER, encoded by the coding sequence ATGAAACGTTCTTTAGCTGCACGTGCCAAATTTTTAGATTTTATCTATTTTTGTCGTGCGATTTTTCATGATGTAGTTGTTAACGGGATACGTCTGTCCTTTTTTAACAATTGCATAGTAGCTATTGAACGATAG
- the abc-f gene encoding ribosomal protection-like ABC-F family protein has product MTICSVNNVTKSFGGNIIFENISLEIKNGERVGLVGRNGSGKTTIFQLLTGMESLDAGAIHMKKGTRIGHVAQIPKFDESMTVYEVLSSAFKIEKELEREMRALEKHMAEEQESSVLQKLMERYGIIQEKFAFLGGYEIEANIMKVANGLQVTELFPRSFLELSGGEQTKVSLAYMLLQKPDLLLLDEPTNHLDLFAVEWLEQFLKEYNGTVMVISHDRYFLDEVVTKIFDLEDGEIHVYHTNYSQFVEEKEERLLQEFQAYQEQQKKIKKMKEAIKRLREWANQANPPNEGLHKRARSMERALERMEKLKKPILERKQMGLQFEGQERSGKDVVVMKEVSKGFADHPLFNEVNLHVRFQERAAIVGRNGTGKTTLLKLLLEEIEPDAGEIRIGSSVKIGYLSQHAYGNMKSNVLEAFREYVAVTEGEARHILAKFLFYGPAVFKKVTQLSGGEKMRLRLAQLMYQDINFLILDEPTNHLDIESREVLEEALEQYNGTILAVSHDRYFLNKLFEKTYWIDERKLFEFAGNYAWARQKWEEKLEKQVTKQKHQGRKGMETAPVKKKEFRNVEEIETELMHVEEDIYTLECKMEQVVDVEMLEQLYEEKTKKELLRAELYNELENIVE; this is encoded by the coding sequence ATGACAATTTGTAGTGTAAATAATGTAACGAAATCTTTTGGTGGAAACATCATATTTGAAAATATATCGCTTGAAATAAAGAATGGTGAACGTGTTGGATTAGTTGGTCGTAACGGTAGTGGGAAAACAACAATCTTTCAGCTTCTAACTGGAATGGAAAGTTTGGATGCAGGGGCCATTCATATGAAGAAAGGTACACGTATTGGTCATGTAGCACAAATTCCGAAATTTGATGAGAGTATGACTGTATATGAAGTATTGAGTTCCGCTTTTAAAATAGAAAAGGAATTAGAAAGAGAAATGCGTGCTTTAGAAAAACATATGGCGGAAGAACAGGAATCTTCTGTTTTACAAAAATTAATGGAGAGATACGGAATCATCCAAGAAAAGTTTGCGTTTCTTGGTGGTTATGAAATCGAAGCGAACATTATGAAGGTGGCAAATGGTTTACAGGTGACAGAACTATTCCCTCGATCATTTCTGGAGTTAAGTGGTGGGGAGCAAACAAAAGTAAGCCTTGCATACATGCTGTTGCAGAAACCAGATTTACTTTTATTAGATGAGCCAACCAATCATTTAGATTTATTTGCGGTAGAATGGTTAGAGCAATTTTTGAAAGAATACAATGGAACGGTTATGGTCATTTCACATGATCGTTATTTCCTTGATGAAGTTGTAACGAAGATTTTTGATTTAGAAGATGGAGAGATTCACGTGTATCATACAAACTATTCTCAGTTTGTTGAGGAAAAGGAAGAACGGTTGCTTCAGGAGTTTCAAGCTTATCAAGAACAGCAAAAGAAAATAAAGAAAATGAAAGAAGCAATTAAGCGACTACGTGAATGGGCAAATCAGGCGAATCCTCCGAATGAAGGATTGCATAAGAGAGCGAGAAGTATGGAACGTGCACTCGAGCGTATGGAAAAACTAAAGAAACCTATTTTAGAGCGAAAACAAATGGGACTTCAGTTTGAAGGGCAAGAGAGAAGTGGGAAAGATGTTGTTGTAATGAAAGAAGTGAGTAAAGGATTTGCTGACCACCCCTTATTTAACGAAGTGAATTTACATGTTCGTTTTCAAGAGCGTGCGGCCATCGTTGGTCGTAATGGTACAGGAAAGACAACGCTACTAAAATTATTATTAGAAGAAATAGAACCAGACGCTGGAGAAATTCGAATTGGTAGTAGTGTGAAAATCGGTTATTTATCACAGCATGCGTACGGAAATATGAAGAGTAATGTATTAGAGGCTTTCAGAGAATATGTAGCTGTAACAGAGGGAGAAGCGAGACATATATTAGCTAAGTTTTTATTTTATGGTCCAGCGGTGTTTAAGAAAGTAACGCAACTGAGCGGTGGAGAAAAAATGAGATTAAGACTTGCGCAACTTATGTATCAAGATATCAATTTTTTAATTTTAGATGAGCCGACAAATCATCTCGACATTGAATCAAGGGAAGTTTTAGAGGAAGCTCTTGAACAATATAATGGAACGATTTTAGCTGTTTCACATGATCGTTATTTTTTAAATAAGTTATTTGAAAAGACGTATTGGATTGATGAGCGTAAATTATTCGAGTTTGCAGGGAACTATGCATGGGCTCGCCAAAAGTGGGAAGAAAAGCTCGAGAAACAAGTAACAAAGCAGAAGCACCAAGGAAGAAAAGGTATGGAAACAGCTCCTGTAAAAAAGAAAGAATTTAGGAATGTTGAAGAGATTGAAACAGAGTTAATGCATGTAGAAGAAGATATATATACACTTGAGTGTAAGATGGAACAAGTAGTTGATGTTGAAATGCTTGAACAATTGTATGAGGAAAAAACGAAGAAAGAGTTGTTACGAGCGGAGTTATATAATGAGTTAGAGAATATTGTGGAGTGA
- a CDS encoding ABC transporter substrate-binding protein → MKKKTKKWAGVFSVLLSSSLVLSACGGQEDTASTEPVKQQDLKNIKIEKIAATDKTKEPDKAKNRKDTFISGISKPGGVFLPYFQENGWDGNVTSVIFASLVTTDKQGKPIPDLAEKWDVSSDQLTYTFHLRKDLKFSDGSPLTADDVAFTLSLLHDKAYEGGDDISQYAIKGGKEYKEGKATSIEGIQVVDPQTIKVTTEKVNSQALIALGGPVLSKAYYGKEYKQNTSLDYLKELYGKPIAAGPYKFEKYIPGQEVRFTANENYYAGKPKIKNFIYKITSPDTKFQLFQTGEIDYTGVGYGDEILEQVKSLQFANVEIETAASFSYIRMNSKKPYLKDKKVRQALIYGLDRKKYVDTALKGYGTVANVPIHPTSWAYTEEGINKYEYNLDKAKKLLDEAGWKAGSDGIREKDGQKLKLIYYGASSAKDGDLFIPIAKENYKELGVDFNPEFMDFNTMLSKVNKGDYDLASVSTPITTDPSEPVSSYLSEGDGNSLGYKNEKVDELIKKGIGTVDIEKRKPIYKELYKELSDDPPVILLNYRRIITAYNGNIKGIDPEKYDSISSNSPVLSIEK, encoded by the coding sequence ATGAAGAAAAAGACAAAAAAATGGGCTGGTGTATTTTCGGTATTACTGAGTAGTTCGCTTGTGTTATCTGCTTGTGGGGGACAGGAGGATACGGCTTCTACAGAACCGGTTAAACAGCAAGATTTAAAAAATATAAAAATTGAAAAGATCGCTGCTACAGATAAGACGAAAGAACCTGATAAGGCGAAGAATAGAAAAGATACCTTTATTTCTGGTATCTCAAAACCTGGAGGAGTTTTCTTGCCTTACTTTCAAGAGAATGGTTGGGATGGCAATGTGACATCAGTTATCTTTGCTTCTCTTGTTACAACAGATAAACAAGGAAAACCGATACCAGATCTTGCTGAGAAATGGGATGTCTCTTCAGACCAATTAACATATACATTTCATTTACGCAAAGACTTGAAATTTAGTGATGGATCGCCATTGACTGCTGACGATGTAGCATTTACATTATCACTTCTACATGATAAAGCGTATGAAGGCGGCGATGATATTTCACAATATGCAATTAAAGGTGGTAAGGAATATAAAGAAGGAAAAGCGACGTCTATTGAAGGAATTCAAGTTGTTGATCCACAAACAATTAAAGTTACGACTGAAAAGGTTAACTCACAAGCGCTAATTGCTTTAGGTGGTCCAGTGTTATCAAAAGCTTATTATGGAAAAGAATATAAGCAAAATACTAGTTTAGATTATTTAAAAGAGTTATATGGGAAACCGATAGCTGCGGGACCATATAAGTTTGAAAAATATATCCCAGGACAGGAAGTTCGTTTTACAGCAAATGAAAATTATTATGCAGGTAAACCGAAAATCAAAAACTTTATTTATAAAATTACATCACCGGATACAAAATTCCAATTATTCCAAACGGGTGAGATAGATTATACAGGAGTTGGGTATGGGGATGAAATTTTAGAACAGGTGAAGAGTTTGCAGTTTGCAAATGTTGAAATAGAGACAGCAGCATCATTTAGTTATATAAGAATGAATAGTAAGAAACCGTATTTAAAAGATAAGAAAGTTCGTCAAGCTCTTATTTATGGATTAGATCGCAAAAAATATGTAGATACAGCTCTTAAAGGATACGGTACAGTAGCTAACGTTCCAATTCATCCAACATCTTGGGCGTATACAGAAGAGGGCATCAATAAGTATGAATATAATTTAGATAAGGCGAAGAAGTTACTAGATGAGGCAGGATGGAAAGCTGGTTCAGATGGAATTCGTGAAAAAGATGGTCAAAAACTTAAACTAATATATTATGGTGCAAGCTCAGCAAAAGATGGCGATTTATTTATTCCGATAGCAAAAGAAAATTATAAAGAATTAGGTGTTGATTTTAATCCAGAGTTTATGGATTTTAATACAATGCTTTCGAAGGTAAATAAAGGAGATTATGATTTAGCCTCAGTATCTACACCGATTACTACTGATCCAAGTGAACCGGTTAGTAGCTATCTTTCTGAAGGTGATGGTAATAGTTTAGGATATAAGAATGAAAAAGTAGATGAATTAATTAAAAAAGGTATTGGTACAGTCGATATTGAGAAACGTAAACCAATTTATAAAGAACTATATAAAGAACTAAGTGATGATCCACCAGTAATTTTATTAAATTATCGCAGAATCATCACAGCTTACAATGGAAACATTAAAGGGATTGATCCTGAGAAGTACGACAGTATTAGTTCTAATTCACCAGTATTATCTATTGAAAAATAA
- the opp4C gene encoding oligopeptide ABC transporter permease, protein METITVITEKKEKKRRKNESSPWRQALKKIKKNKMALVGLYALIFMFLFCFIGPFFSPYASGKIQVTLINKPPSFSHWLGTDQLGRDILTRLMQAGRISLTIGLASMVLSVILGAVLGAIAGFYRGIVDNIIMRLADILMSMPGLPLLIIMGAILSEWKVPSDYRLYVIMIILSLVGWPGLARLVRGQILSLREQAFMQAADVLGIKDYRKIIYHLIPNVLPILIVVSTLGVAGSILGESALSYLGLGVVPPTPSWGNMISAANSLLDFQKRPWLWIPPGFAIFITVVSINLLGDALRDALDPKMRR, encoded by the coding sequence ATGGAAACTATTACAGTGATTACAGAAAAAAAGGAGAAAAAGAGAAGAAAAAATGAATCATCACCGTGGCGACAAGCTCTTAAAAAGATAAAGAAAAATAAGATGGCACTAGTAGGATTGTATGCATTAATTTTTATGTTTTTATTTTGTTTTATAGGACCATTTTTCTCGCCATATGCATCAGGAAAAATACAAGTTACATTAATTAATAAACCACCTAGTTTTTCGCATTGGCTCGGTACAGATCAGTTGGGAAGAGATATTTTAACGAGGCTTATGCAAGCCGGACGCATTTCATTAACAATTGGTCTAGCCTCCATGGTTTTATCAGTGATATTAGGAGCTGTATTAGGAGCTATTGCAGGGTTTTATCGTGGTATCGTTGATAATATTATTATGCGTCTTGCGGATATTTTAATGTCGATGCCAGGATTACCGTTACTTATTATAATGGGTGCGATTTTATCAGAGTGGAAAGTACCATCTGATTATCGTCTATATGTCATTATGATTATTTTAAGTTTAGTAGGTTGGCCGGGGCTTGCGCGTCTTGTAAGAGGTCAAATTTTATCACTTAGAGAGCAAGCGTTTATGCAAGCTGCTGATGTGTTAGGGATAAAAGATTACCGAAAAATTATCTATCACTTAATTCCTAATGTTTTACCAATATTAATTGTTGTATCCACATTAGGCGTTGCAGGTTCCATTTTAGGGGAGTCTGCACTAAGCTATTTAGGTCTCGGCGTCGTTCCACCTACACCATCATGGGGGAATATGATTAGCGCAGCTAACTCATTACTTGATTTCCAAAAGCGCCCATGGTTATGGATTCCGCCTGGTTTTGCAATCTTTATAACAGTTGTATCCATTAATTTACTTGGTGATGCACTTCGTGATGCGTTAGATCCAAAGATGAGACGGTAG
- a CDS encoding transglycosylase SLT domain-containing protein: MKKFFVGFLVVLGVYLYFQGKSEGMGKLVNEENYVDSEEAKQMKQIIIEEAKKVNLPEWIPLTIAEHESRLNPRSVGDNGTSFGLFQLHRGGGLAPDHLTDEELKDPRTNAQIAMPHLMKGYKRGVQKGLTDFALLKYIANTSGWPGNLGPEWTDNNMKYNVGLEDVYYRNKGVIKE, encoded by the coding sequence GTGAAGAAATTCTTTGTAGGATTTTTAGTTGTTCTTGGGGTGTACTTATATTTCCAAGGAAAGTCTGAAGGAATGGGCAAATTAGTAAATGAGGAAAACTATGTTGACTCAGAAGAAGCAAAACAGATGAAACAAATTATTATAGAGGAAGCAAAGAAAGTCAATCTTCCAGAATGGATACCTCTTACAATTGCCGAACATGAAAGTCGATTAAATCCAAGAAGTGTTGGAGATAACGGAACTTCATTCGGATTGTTTCAATTGCATCGCGGTGGTGGACTTGCACCGGATCATTTAACCGATGAAGAGTTGAAAGATCCACGTACAAATGCGCAAATTGCAATGCCGCATTTAATGAAAGGATATAAGCGCGGGGTGCAAAAAGGCTTGACTGATTTTGCATTACTAAAATATATAGCAAATACATCTGGATGGCCAGGTAATTTGGGTCCAGAGTGGACGGATAATAATATGAAGTATAACGTCGGGTTAGAAGATGTGTACTATCGAAATAAAGGCGTAATAAAAGAGTAG
- a CDS encoding ABC transporter substrate-binding protein, with the protein MKNAFKGAIATFLSVSVLLAGCGQEEASTNEAGNVPKVKDEFIKASDKSKSPTKVKERKDTFVVGMPSPGGIFLPHFMENGWDGNITQAIFAPLVGLDKEGKPIPILAKKWDISEDQLTYTFHLKDDLKFSDGSPLTADDVAFTLTLLHDPTYSGATDISQTAIKGGQAYKEGKATSIEGIQVIDPKTITITTEKVNAQTLSFIGGEVISKAYYGKEYKQGHLEYLKELYGKPVGAGAYKLDKYIPGQEVRFVANENYFEGKPKIEHFIYKITKGDTKLQQFQAGEVDYDGFTTNVETVEQLKDLGFANINVYTGSSYGYIKMNYKKPYFKDKRVRQAFIYGLERQKVIDTYFQGYASLVNVPITPVSWAYTEEGINKYEYNLEKAKKLLDEAGWKADSDGIREKDGQKLKVSYFASSASKINDVMIPVMKEDYKKLGVGFNPEYMDFNTMISKVIKGDYDLAMVSTPMIDDPSGTIEEFVSTSKRNYDGYHNPKVDELAKQALETLDIEKRKEIYKKLYQELSEDPPVIFLNNSKVVSAHNARIQGLQEDNYNGILLSLPKLKIE; encoded by the coding sequence ATGAAAAATGCTTTTAAAGGGGCAATTGCTACATTTCTTAGTGTATCAGTATTGCTAGCCGGATGTGGTCAAGAGGAAGCGAGTACAAATGAAGCCGGGAATGTACCAAAAGTAAAAGATGAATTTATTAAGGCAAGCGATAAATCAAAAAGTCCTACGAAAGTAAAAGAGAGAAAAGATACTTTTGTAGTTGGAATGCCGAGTCCTGGGGGGATATTCCTTCCGCACTTTATGGAGAATGGCTGGGATGGTAATATAACGCAAGCTATATTTGCTCCTCTTGTTGGACTCGATAAGGAAGGGAAACCAATTCCTATTTTGGCGAAGAAGTGGGATATTTCAGAGGATCAGCTTACATACACATTCCATTTGAAAGATGATTTAAAGTTTAGTGATGGTTCACCGTTAACTGCAGATGATGTAGCATTTACATTAACGCTATTACACGATCCAACTTATAGTGGAGCGACTGATATAAGTCAAACAGCCATAAAAGGTGGGCAAGCATATAAAGAAGGAAAGGCAACCTCTATTGAGGGAATTCAAGTCATTGATCCGAAAACAATTACGATTACGACTGAAAAGGTAAATGCTCAAACACTATCATTCATCGGTGGAGAAGTTATATCTAAAGCTTATTACGGGAAAGAGTATAAACAAGGGCACCTGGAATATTTAAAAGAGTTGTATGGAAAACCGGTGGGAGCAGGAGCTTATAAGTTAGATAAATACATTCCTGGTCAAGAGGTTAGATTTGTAGCTAATGAAAATTATTTTGAAGGAAAGCCGAAGATTGAGCACTTTATTTATAAAATTACAAAAGGTGATACGAAATTGCAGCAATTTCAAGCAGGAGAAGTAGATTATGATGGTTTTACTACAAACGTGGAGACGGTTGAACAATTAAAAGATTTAGGTTTTGCTAATATTAATGTGTATACAGGAAGTTCTTACGGCTACATTAAAATGAATTATAAGAAACCATACTTTAAAGATAAGCGTGTCCGCCAAGCATTTATTTACGGATTAGAGCGTCAAAAGGTTATTGATACGTATTTCCAAGGTTATGCTTCACTCGTTAATGTACCGATTACGCCAGTTTCTTGGGCGTATACAGAAGAAGGTATTAATAAATATGAGTATAACTTAGAGAAAGCAAAGAAATTATTGGATGAGGCTGGATGGAAAGCTGATTCAGATGGAATCCGTGAAAAAGATGGTCAAAAATTGAAAGTGAGTTATTTTGCCTCATCAGCAAGTAAAATAAATGATGTAATGATTCCAGTAATGAAAGAGGATTATAAAAAGCTTGGTGTAGGGTTTAACCCAGAATATATGGACTTTAATACGATGATTTCAAAAGTGATAAAAGGTGATTATGATTTAGCGATGGTATCCACGCCAATGATTGACGATCCGAGTGGAACAATTGAGGAGTTTGTTTCGACAAGTAAACGAAATTATGATGGATACCATAATCCGAAAGTAGATGAATTAGCGAAGCAGGCGCTAGAAACGTTAGATATTGAAAAACGAAAAGAGATTTATAAAAAGTTGTATCAGGAGTTGAGTGAAGATCCGCCTGTAATCTTCTTAAATAATAGTAAAGTTGTGTCTGCACATAATGCACGCATTCAAGGATTGCAAGAAGATAACTATAACGGTATCTTGTTAAGTTTACCTAAATTAAAGATAGAATAA
- a CDS encoding polysaccharide deacetylase family protein, with the protein MKKWLLLLFSLLLLIPVPISAQKNENPKVLILYSSNDDQITSDTQILNTQVGHFTNDITIRNLKQLAEITDTSSYTHVIYIGEKQEELSTETKEFLESFSGSLLVLGQNIEQLSNRFSFITLKNEDINSDTIEYPTRKLKNTLEEERSIKHLNTTGTILAHALKGNNTYPLIVQQNNSYYVATSNLFDWISHYIGEMLFSYFEQKPTNNKVEAYLRLEDVHPAADINQLKEIATLLKEKKIPYIITVIPVYTDPDTGKTLHLKDKPELVDLLRSMQDDGAAIIMHGYTHQFYDSETGEGFEFWDVKTDQPIRQPKHEKPKAKDDFPNIEAYNTYVKKGEEFEEKYTTDHIEKGIQELVDAKLYPVAFEAPHYTMSQKGYEILSRYFSTYVGQLQLSDTTWKSMHSPAYRSTPSFLHGMKLMPETVGFIEEDKPHAIAKMKANAVSVAKLSDGVIGAFYHPYLGVKPLKEVLKDLESIPNIEWIDLQKETNEVKMKDIHITTNKDGIHVEKPTSASDVIDYIKQYGFFLILGFFIIVFLLLLRRAKKLES; encoded by the coding sequence ATGAAAAAATGGTTGCTACTCTTATTTAGTTTACTACTATTAATTCCCGTCCCTATTTCCGCACAAAAAAACGAAAATCCAAAAGTCCTTATTTTATACAGTTCGAACGATGATCAAATTACAAGTGATACCCAAATACTGAATACACAAGTAGGACATTTTACTAATGACATAACAATTAGAAACTTAAAACAGTTAGCTGAAATAACTGATACATCTTCATATACACATGTTATTTACATAGGTGAAAAACAGGAAGAACTTTCTACTGAAACAAAAGAATTTCTAGAAAGTTTCTCAGGGTCACTACTAGTTTTAGGTCAAAATATAGAACAGTTATCCAATCGTTTTTCGTTTATCACACTTAAAAATGAAGATATAAACTCTGATACAATTGAATATCCAACACGTAAACTAAAGAATACATTAGAGGAAGAACGATCAATTAAACATCTTAATACGACTGGAACAATTCTTGCCCATGCTTTAAAAGGAAATAATACTTATCCATTAATTGTTCAACAAAATAATTCTTATTATGTTGCAACGTCAAATCTCTTCGACTGGATATCCCATTACATAGGTGAAATGTTATTTTCTTACTTCGAACAAAAGCCAACGAACAATAAGGTAGAGGCCTATTTACGTCTTGAGGACGTTCATCCAGCCGCAGATATAAATCAATTAAAAGAAATTGCTACATTACTAAAAGAGAAAAAGATTCCTTATATAATCACTGTCATTCCTGTATATACAGATCCAGATACAGGTAAAACACTACATTTAAAAGATAAACCCGAACTAGTCGATCTTTTACGTTCTATGCAAGATGATGGGGCAGCAATTATTATGCATGGTTATACTCACCAATTTTATGATAGTGAAACTGGTGAAGGTTTTGAATTTTGGGACGTAAAAACAGACCAACCAATTCGGCAACCGAAGCATGAAAAACCAAAAGCAAAAGATGATTTCCCTAATATAGAGGCTTATAATACATATGTAAAAAAAGGGGAAGAATTTGAAGAAAAATATACGACTGATCATATTGAAAAAGGCATTCAAGAACTTGTAGATGCCAAACTATATCCTGTCGCATTTGAGGCACCTCATTACACAATGTCTCAAAAAGGATATGAAATATTATCAAGGTACTTTTCAACTTATGTAGGACAACTACAATTAAGTGATACAACTTGGAAATCCATGCACTCTCCAGCATACAGAAGTACACCATCATTTTTACATGGCATGAAATTAATGCCTGAAACAGTTGGATTTATTGAAGAAGATAAGCCACATGCTATTGCTAAAATGAAAGCAAATGCTGTATCTGTTGCTAAATTATCCGATGGAGTTATTGGTGCATTCTATCATCCTTACTTAGGTGTGAAACCATTAAAAGAAGTACTAAAGGATTTAGAAAGCATTCCAAATATTGAATGGATTGATTTACAAAAAGAAACAAATGAAGTAAAAATGAAAGATATTCATATTACTACTAATAAAGACGGTATTCACGTTGAAAAACCAACAAGCGCAAGTGACGTAATAGATTATATAAAACAATATGGATTCTTCCTTATACTTGGTTTCTTCATCATTGTCTTTCTTTTATTATTAAGACGTGCGAAAAAATTAGAATCCTAA